AATTAGATTCCACAGGAGGAATAGTAGATCTTAACAAAAATTGTGAACCATCTTCCAACACTGTCGAGGCGAATGCAGTCAGCCATTTAACACAAGGAGCTAATTGTTCCCAGGAAAGATGCGATGCCCTTAAAGCACGTTCTCTTCCTTGTGTATGATAAATAGCTCCCGCAGCTATATGGCTATAAGGAAATTTTAAACTTCCTTCATCCAAGGTTGCTAAATCCAAAAGCTGAGCAGCTTGCGAATACTGCAATCCACTATACTGtggatatataaatacattggGTTTAGACCAATCACCAGATTCTATTTGCATGTAGATATTAAGCCATCCTGGAGCAGTCATCGGTGAGAGATTCCATCCTAGTCCTTTCAAAATGATTAACTCTTTCCCTAAAATCTCTTCCTCTGTGCAAGCCCCATCAGTAACATATGCGAACTCAGCTATTTTAGGTGGATAGATTTCTTCAACCTGAagataaattacaaattttattagactgttatatttataaaaatggtattgcaaaaaaggaaagggaaaagaaaaaacaatacaaaCCTTGGCTGCAATAAATAGGCACGTAATACCTATAAGTTGTAATTGACTTTTTGGTACATTTTGATGAGTAGACAAGTATCTGTCTATATAGTCCATAGCAAGATAATAAGTTTCTCTGTGTAGTTTGTATACTTCACAAACTTCGATTAACCAATCCAACAAAATAGCACGCATTCGTGGTTGTAATGTTGGATGCCTTTGAAACATTTGCGGATCTCTTTGACTAAGAGTCTTTTGATCTCCTAGACACATAAGGGCCCATACTTGTGAACCATCTGCCCAAGGAAATGATGGCAGAGGACTCGGCCTATTTGATGCATTATTAGAACCTGAAGGTGTTAAGAAACAAGTTGCATTTCTTAATTCCGACCAAGTTGCTGGTTCCTGTTGTTCTTTTAAAGGAGATGTTTGATGTTGAGGTGTACATGGATTTTCTATAGAATGTGCACCATTACAAGATTCGGTATATGACACATGAGATAATGCTGGTACTTTGCTAGGAGGATAGATATTTTCTGAATCTTCAGAAAGTTCAGCTGTACGTCTTTTACGCTTTAGTGATTGTCTCTCTTTACCACCTTGCAAATACGTTTgggaagatttcttttcttgtaaactgtcgatagaaaggaaagaaaaaaattataatcctTCTTAAAGTTACTATTTTACTATCgtgaagatataaaagaagaaacttataaaaaacaaatgatcTAAGCAGGATGATTAAAAACCTAACACAGGACGCAATACGTAGTAGTTATATTACAACTTGTCATTTATTAGATCTCTAATAACGCTGTAATTTTGCAGCTAttgcatttcttcttttagtaGTCTCAATATATGAATTGTAATAAGAGAaggttatataaataaaatttaagctataactaaaggaaaaaaatgactTAATGTTTCCTGAGACTGTTCCAAGGTcgctataatatatatcaatttcttAGACGTGAAAACCAatgaaataatggaaaaatctCATGATCGAATAGAAGGTCGAACACTCACCTGGTCTGTGGCATCTTGCTGAGAAATCCTCGCAAAgttcgaaatattaataagagttaagatttttttttattaatcccCGATACCGGGTGATATTAGACTAAGTATTGACGAAAAGTAAGTAAGATTTCGTGCTACAATATTGCCGAGAAAATACCAAAAAGTATGAGAGCGCGCGAAGCTCAGACACACTCGATCGCCATAATGCACGTCTCCTTCCCCGATACCGATCCAATATTTAACGATGAAACTTAAACGCACTTGttcaatttaatcgaaaaaaaatctccGATAGTCTTCAATGATGTACCATCAAAGTGTAAATGGCTttggaataaaattttcatggaAAAATCCGAGGACGTGGATCTCGAAGCGCGGGAGACCAGCGCGCGAAACGATGACCAACCCCTGCTTGCAATCTGGCGCTGTGACGCCCTCTATATGAATACCATAACCTCAAAAGGGGaaaattttccaatttttacaaatactttCCAGAGGACTTCCCTTGACCTTTCTCAATGGACAAACACCGATGTCATCCTCAGGAAACAAGGATTTCGATGATCAAAGAAAGGTCTTTCGAGCTGTTGGTTCACTCGACGACGTTTCACGGTCCGCGTGATTTTTCCAATAAATATACACTCTAATGACACTCAACAAACAAATTCTTGAATAGAACGTATACATTCGTCTTTATAttggtcttttcttttcacatatatatgaaattacaGCGTCGTAGCGTTTTCGAAATCGGGTGAACCGAGATGCATCCACGCTCTTCCGCGTCCATTGGGGAACGCTTCCCGCCTTGATCTAATCGCACTATATTTTCGAAGGAACCATGGAATATCTTTTTCGTCACTCGCGTTAAATACGTAAAAATGAAGAACGTCAGATGGTcgtatttaaacgataattatgaagataatatctatttaaaattcattaaagaaaCAGCTTGCCAATACGAAGTTTTGCGGGAACGCCAAAGAAGTGATAGGCGCCGGGCAGGCGTGCTTATAGGTGGCGCTAGTAGCCTTTCGGGCATACGGCTATCCGATTGGTCGAGCTGCGTGACACAGCTGGCGCTCAGCTGATCCATTTGTAGCACACACTCGCATTTACCTTCACTGATAAGGGACGCGCGCGTGAAACGATGCAATACCATGCAACTCGCGCCCCTGACCCACGCGGGAAaatacgcgcgcgcgcctaaatccttttccctctccctctctattccGCAACCCCCAcccactcattctctctctttctctaaacgACGCGTCATCCAACCGACATAACAGAAGACGACCGACGACGACCCACGACCGTCGTCTTTCGTAAAGATACGCTCTTTGCCACGTGTCGAGTATGGTGACCCCTTTTGAATTACGCGCGAAGgccaattttatatttcttttagattTAGAAATTCTTTGGGTGTTTAATATAACGACTGATGCAGATAAATTTTAACGTGTCTTAAGTTCTAGTATTTATTAAGAATTCGTCTTCGCTTCCATATTTTAcgtgaattatattattaataaatcgaattaaaattttgtcaaTTCTTAAAATTTGGGAACATTCTTAAATTTAGGAAACAATCGAAAGAATGCTTACGGCTGAcatctatttatatagtaGAAATAAGAATTGCTGTGGCAGTATTAATATATCTGATAAATTTCAGTATGTTATTATgactctttattttatttatatgaatgaaatatgttgaaaaaaatcaaatttttcatatactcTACAAAACATTTACGTCAGCATTTggaatatattcataaaataatattctctgacaaaagtaaataaaagtatagtTTTCTGATTGTTTGGTATAATTTCtgattaaatataatgttgataaaataaaataatttttaaattagtttaatcaattaaaaagttatttataaattataaaataaaaatttataaaaataaaattaagaactATCCCTTTTTTCTGTTAATACACACTAAGCTAActataaaaaatcgaaaaaaaatatcagatgataaaatcgataattttgataatcgatCATATTGATAATCCAAacgtttttatcgatcaatatCGTAAATGTAAAAACTTAGAAAATCATCTACTACGTGGCGCTTTGATCAATATTAAAGCTATAACTGATTTTGTCATCTATCTTGTATACTATAAATGAACGTCATTTTACAACtgacatatacacatacgtacacgtatgtatTTGACGATTTCGTACACATATGCCAAGTTCGATGCAAGTATGTACGGAAATTCGGTGTGATGGGGGTGACGGTAAGGGGTAAAGGATTCTAGGGGGAAAGACGAAGTGCAAGAATGCGATGTGCAACGTTGAACGGCAAACACGAGGTACACACTATCGTGCCATTGATTGTACAGTAAAGGTGCGCTCTtctatttattgtaattttgaTAAGATGATGTATAATTATCTACAGACAATTATACTTTGCATTCTACTAATATTTTGTACATGATAACATAATCATGTATTAAATacgaatacataaatatttttgctaagatcgaataattttttttatggataaaaatagaatgtcTGTACTTACAAatcatttcaaaattatatattgcgatattatatatatatatataattgattaatcAATCAATTGTTATAAGGATTGTAGTTAGTTCAGTTTTAATGATatgttattgttaataaatcgAAACATGTcagataataaattgaaattgccagataataaattttttctttacaatatctatcttttatgcagcattttttattcagtaaaaaagaaacaataagatagataaatgacactctaaaatctttatttttttgtttattatctctctttgttaaaataaaaaatgaaaaagataactGATTTAAATAGAACGATCGATACTACCGATATTCGAAGGGCACACGATTGAAACATACGGTCCTGGTTTTCTGGAAATCGTCAGCGGTCCGGGGCCATTAAACGCGTTATATGTGTCTTGCAATTTGATCCCACGGCGCAAAGAGTACATCCAATCGGAGAAGTAATTTACGCAAATTCCTGAATATCTCTGGAAGAGATATCTGCAGGTGGGCCTTCTGgttttttctcgatcttcgATGCCTCGGTATTATACATAGTGATAGTTATTTTATCGTGTAGTCTACATCCAGAAGACTAGTTTAGGAATTGAtcagataaaagagaaaaaatccaGGACGGCAAGATTTCGCATAATATAGGAGCCAATTTTGCTTCCGTTAATTCGCCTGTGACGAAGATTTATCGGTAATGAATTTTTGTCGGTGTtgttaaaatgtttattattaatatcgaaatattatgatgatttaatatgattaaatagcatttgattttcaatttgattttggattttataaaaaagtattctaAGAAATTGtttgatttatctttttttttcccccataAAGATTTGACACGTTTaggtacatattatataattatggtATTCAAGTATAATCATATTTACAGTGTAAATGAACGTGTAATTTTAAGAAGTAATGCAAGGCATGATGCCAGTTAAGACAAAATCTCGTATTCCTGAGACAATGGGAGTAACGAATGGATTAGTGGATGCCAGAGCAAAGCAAGTTTTGAGAGAGGCAGTGGACGCAGTTGTCAACAGTTTTGCTAAACATACACAGGGTTATGGAAGAGGtgtgttatttttcttattaatttttcattctatatatactagaaatataatttaaattatataaaataattatttatattataaaatatatatgatatatacttataatattataatatatttagtgAATGTGGTAGAGGCACTGCAAGAATTTTGGCAAATGAAACAAAGCAGAGGTACAGAATTGAGAAATGGAGCGTTAGTAATTTACGAATCCGTCCCAGGTGCTAGTCCACCATATGTTTGCTATGTGACCCTTCCTGGAGGATCTTGTTTTGGAAGTTTTCAAAATTGCCCTACAAAAGCTGAAGCACGTAGATCAGCGGCAAAAATAGCATTGATGAATTCAGTGTTCAATGAACATCCATCACGAAAAATTACAGatgattttatagaaaaagcTGTAGCTGAAGCAAGAGCAAGTTTTGCAAAACCTTCAACTACGCCTAATGGTGTTAGCAATCAAACTCAAGTAATTTCTAATgtgtgaaatattaaaaagtattaaatatatatatataataatatagataaaaatatatctagcAATGAATGTTTTTTTAGGGAAATGGCGATGATAAAGAAGATCCAAATACTGGAATTGGTGCATTCCGTTTTATGTTAGAATGTAATCGTGGCAGAACAATGTTAGAATTCCAAGAACTTATGACAGTTTTCCAGTTACTTCATTGGAATGGTTCATTGAAAGCTATGCGAGAAAGACAGTGTAGTAGACAAGAAGTAGTAGCACATTATAGTCACCGTGCATTAGATGATGACATGCGTAGTCAAATGGCACTTGATTGGGTAGCCAGAGAACATGAAAGTGGTGGTGGAGTTGTTGCAATGGAATTAGCTTTAGCGGAAAGAGAACTTGAAACGGCGCGTTTAGCAGGACGCGAACTTAGATttccaaaggaaaaaaaagatatactaATGTTGGCTCATGCTCAAGTTTGTCctcaatgaattattatttgagaTAATTTTTTGAGATTTTGAGACTGGTTTTTTGAAAATTGgatcatttaaaaagataagcAATTCCTGTGCCTTGTAAAGatcgaattttcaaaaatagtgATTCACTCTTCGTTTGTTATTCACTTTTCATCATTAgacaattttgttttatcaatatttttttttttcttataagaaatatattacatagaatTTTGTGATAATACACTTtcaaaggaattaaaaaattcagtGAAATGTGTGCCCAGGGTATTCTAAGTACTTAATCTATGTAGAAATCAATTGAAGCAGAAATACTGAAAATGTTTAACGCACTACATATGTAAACGTTTTAAACACATAAATTTgtcttccatttttttgtattattttttttataaatgatatgaagcgtattttttatatgtgtatatatatacattccaGCTATATATGCTTGAATACATATTGCGCTTATCTTGCATGCCGTGTatgataatgtaaaaaaacatACACGTGtaagggatatatatatatatatatatatatatatatatatatatatatatataaaaattcaaagagatagaagtatctttttaaatatttttatataacatagcTAGCATGCGAGATCAGATACGTTCATAAATACATGAA
This window of the Vespula vulgaris chromosome 6, iyVesVulg1.1, whole genome shotgun sequence genome carries:
- the LOC127064382 gene encoding G1/S-specific cyclin-E1, encoding MPQTSLQEKKSSQTYLQGGKERQSLKRKRRTAELSEDSENIYPPSKVPALSHVSYTESCNGAHSIENPCTPQHQTSPLKEQQEPATWSELRNATCFLTPSGSNNASNRPSPLPSFPWADGSQVWALMCLGDQKTLSQRDPQMFQRHPTLQPRMRAILLDWLIEVCEVYKLHRETYYLAMDYIDRYLSTHQNVPKSQLQLIGITCLFIAAKVEEIYPPKIAEFAYVTDGACTEEEILGKELIILKGLGWNLSPMTAPGWLNIYMQIESGDWSKPNVFIYPQYSGLQYSQAAQLLDLATLDEGSLKFPYSHIAAGAIYHTQGRERALRASHLSWEQLAPCVKWLTAFASTVLEDGSQFLLRSTIPPVESNSGSGLKATVPNIVMDESHRIQTHVVDLNMLEKAQQRLAEEILLVDVEETDVKTESDRHSSPNESGLLTPPSSSQKTSPTTPSLPPQLHPYT
- the LOC127064911 gene encoding protein limb expression 1 homolog, whose product is MQGMMPVKTKSRIPETMGVTNGLVDARAKQVLREAVDAVVNSFAKHTQGYGRVNVVEALQEFWQMKQSRGTELRNGALVIYESVPGASPPYVCYVTLPGGSCFGSFQNCPTKAEARRSAAKIALMNSVFNEHPSRKITDDFIEKAVAEARASFAKPSTTPNGVSNQTQGNGDDKEDPNTGIGAFRFMLECNRGRTMLEFQELMTVFQLLHWNGSLKAMRERQCSRQEVVAHYSHRALDDDMRSQMALDWVAREHESGGGVVAMELALAERELETARLAGRELRFPKEKKDILMLAHAQVCPQ